From the Juglans microcarpa x Juglans regia isolate MS1-56 chromosome 7D, Jm3101_v1.0, whole genome shotgun sequence genome, the window AAACCTACAAAACAATCACATTGTCATTTTCATCCATATCTTTCTATGCATGCTTACTGCTGAGTTTCTCAAAGGCTTCATTCAAGAATCTCTACTAATACATACACACCTAGACATAAACATGATAAAGAAAACGAAGATGCTAAATAATCTCTATAGTTCATTGAAAggtataaaaaatagaatcctGATCATGGTTTGCATATTCAAATCTTGAGTTCTAACTCTTCGCTGAAATCCGATTTTTTGATCTAGAATTCCCAGAGTTAAATCAGTtcgaaaaaaaattcaatgacTGGTTCCTTAAAAAATAGAGACTGCTAGACATTGAAAATAAGTACATGATGCCAGATTTGGGGAAAATAAATATGTGGTTGGTTTCATGATGATGATGGGAAAAAAACTTTAGAGacgtgagagagagaacatAATTTTTGGTCCCTTCATGTAGAAGAAGAAATTGACAGATTATATGCTTGGTCCCTTCTAAGAGAATGCATTTTTTCCTGAAAGTTGTGAATGGAACCGATGTATGGTTTTGAAAGGTTCATGTCAGTCGATTCAAGGAAACTATAAAATGGAATTTTCAAGCGACGGGGGAAAGACTGATCAATGTGAACGAAAAAGGAGCATATAGGCAACTCTTCATACGTATAATAGAGGCGCGTGATATTTGGACCGTTTCGAAATTTGGTGTGCCACATCTCACTTTGTTTGGTGGATATTTAATGCACAATCGACAAATATGGAATCAAAGCCAACTCAGACATCCTGAACACggcttttaaatatttaaatagatgCCGCCCTCGGATACTCTCGAATAGGATCGGCTCTTCCACCTTCAGGTGATGGGCGATAATTTTATGAGAACtattataaacataaataaattatataaaaataatttcataagtgTTGATGTGGTTTTAGAtgatattttagatatattttatattaaaagtaaatttataatctgaTTTACTATATTAAGtcttgttaatttataaatttatttttatataattctccTGTAGCTAAtgtatttatctaattttattgcCTAAGCCCCGTAGTGGTAAAAggtcaaataattatattatttatgacatagttttaaaaaataatttattaaaaaagctAAATAAGAAAGGACAATGATATCCTTCCAAATGGTCAACAACCagtttataattaagaaaatataattagtttgcaaaattataaaatatttgttacatCACTTTTTTATTACCTAATTTGTAAACTGGTTGTCAACGAGTCAGAAGACTATTAGTATTCAACAAGAAATataacatagaaaaaaaaacaaattactgAGAAAAAAAGCTCACTTAGAATTGACAAtgatttaccaaaaaaaaaagctcaGAAACGTATtcattttgcaaaaaaaaaaaaaaaaaaaaaaaaaagagtaagtcATTTATGATATGAAAGGcgttacaaattttttttataaaaaaaattaagaactcTTCGATctcattcattagcaataaaaGAATTACTCGTTACAAGCCATATCTTTCAGATGGTCCATCTTCAATCAAGCATTGCTCTCCTTCTAATTGTACAGCCTTCTTTGACAAGCTATGAGCCAAGTTGTTTCGTTCTCGACAGATGAACCAAGCATTCATCTTTGAGAGAAAACATGTTTTATGTCATCCAAGAAGAGCCTTCTAATTGTAAAGGCTTTACAACCTAAGAAAACCTCAGTCAGAAATTGTGAACATAAATCTCCATCTCCCTTTGAAAGGCCCTAGATCAACCCCAATGAAAAAATCTGTCAAGGGCTCCCTTCTTCTACCTCTTTGACAGTCTTTGTTTCGTATCCTCCGTTTTGATAATCAGCTAATTCTACTCTAACATCTATTGAAACTTGCTCATAATCTAGCGCACATCCATTGAAGGTAGCAAACAACTTCGCATCATAGATGTTCATCGGTTGAAGAAGGTAAAAAAGAGAGTAAAGAGACGGCGACTAATCCATTTCTATAGGCACAAAGGCTGTAAAAATAAGAATGCAAACATGTGGAACgctgtttttattatttcattttctggTAAAGCTAGCTACCATCGCACATGAGCCACGTTTCCTAATTCATTACAATTTATTTGAGCTGTTTCTTATTATCTTGTTAGTTTTCCTTCAACTACTATGCCTTCTCCTAGTGGGGTGACAACTAGTTTTGGTCAAACGCGCTACCAAGCTATGCTACATATATCCCTTTTCATTAGTTGACAAGGGACATATATGGTAGAATTGTAACCATAGAATATGACCCTAATCACATATCACATGTGGATTGGTAGATTTCTCATCATTGGTACTGCCGCGCATGCAGCCATTTTTATGGTAAGAGACTATGATCCAACAACTTGATACAAATTAAAGCTTCTTATACCAATTTCTCCTGACACACATTACTAAGAGGAATGTACAAACCAATGCTTCCATATATTCAATTGCGGGTTATAATTATAGCTTCTCTACCTGTTTATTTTGGGTCGTCTGCCAGATAACTAAATTGAAAGAGTCAAAGGAAATGAATAGAATTTCTGTTAGTTGTATTAATAGCTACTCTAGAATGAATGTTTTTATGCGATGCTAACGATTTAATAATTATCTTTGTAGCTTCAATccaattattaatattgataccCTTTTTTCTTTGCAACTTAAAAGTTTTATATCAAGTTAGTATAAAGTAAAgtaaaacaagaaatcaatcagACGATAcaaaaatttacgtgattcgacaACGTACTTACATTCACAGACTACGGATGATTTTATTATCTCgaggaataataaaatatactttaggGTGAAAATACAACATTCCAGAATGGTCATACTGTTCATAACAAATatgcacacatatatatatggttgtatGACGGAAATCATAATTTCACAATTATCGCATTATTTGCTCTAGCGAGGAATCGAGCAAGTCTCAAGCTAATTCTATGTCTAATGTTCACTAGAGCAATCTATCGCTCGAACGTAGACGAACTTTCTATACGGCATTAATTTCTCGAGTCAAATAGGATTAAAAAATCTTTCTCCTGGAGCTTTTGCCCCTCGGGCCCCCACAAGGCTTGAACGTGTTCGCTTCAACTTTGGATCTGTGCTCCATGGCCGAAGGCTCATTGAAACTCCACAAAAAAATATGACAAGTCCTTGTTAGATCGGACCATCAAATCAGATCACCATAATAACAAATCAAGCTCTATAAACCTAACAAAGTGTGCCCACTTACTTTGCtagtgtttattttattttactttggaACGCTTATGGCAAAACAAAGTattaggcttcgtttgtttttgtaaataagattagttgatattaaagttaaaaagttgaataaagtattattaaaatatattttttaatattatttttattttgaaatttaaaaaaattaaattatttattttattttatattaaaaattaaaaataattataataattagatataatgagatattttctgaaaacaaagaATACGATTAGAGTTAGTATTTTTTTCGCTTATAAACGAGGGATATTAGAAAAAtctgaatataaaaaaattaattaataactcTACATTAACTTAATAGTTtgacttctttaaaaaaaaaaaaaaaaaaaaaatggcctcGTGGCCTCGTGCCTCGGAATCTATTGAGCTGACCGGCCTGCTGCCGAATCCTCATCATCAATGCCGACCTCATCGATTGCTTGTTGTTGCAATAATAACATGAGAAACAGTCTGGTAAGTCACCCAACAAGGCCACGATGGAGTACCCTGCGCGAACCAGCGAAGACGCTCAGATGCCGGCCACAACTCGTCGCATTGCGAAAGATGAGATCGTCAGGCCAGGGCCAATGAGGTTGATGAGATTCGAAGAGATCGCGGTATGAAGGTACTGACGGTGCCGTTACGCAAATGGGAGCATCTGGGGATCAGGAACTTCGACGACAAATAAAGGCTGCGAAGGGTTTATGAGATTATCGAGTAGGAAAAGCAACTGTCGACGTTTCGTACGTAAGAAATTTCGAGAACCACTGGCGAGGCGAACTTCGACCCTACCCGCAGTTGGAGCTTCACTCGCTTGAACATTTGCTATATTTGAAGACACAGAGGGTTGGTAACATCCGCCATTGATGAGACCAATGCATAAgaagtgaatatatatatatatatatatatacacgtatgaATAATgcatactattatatataatcatgaagtgcgtaaatatcgtatagttattttgaaaaggaataagatctataataaaaaaattataattttttcatagatctcataattatttattttttttaaataattgtataatatttacattctcgtgactgtaactatcattttttttaagtgtatgTTTGTAATTGAACATaattatttgtaacaaaatagatttattttaataaaaaatacctcacaataaataaacatgaacataacattTGGATTCGTAATGGACACTGAATATAAACGTGAAAAAAACATGCATCGATCTACCCCGCACCCCGGGGTTGTCAAAATGCCATTCGCATGTATACTGCAAAGTACCACTTGTATTAAACTTGTTGGCTTCCCCGGTTATCCTGTGCACATAAACCATTTTATTCCTTTCAAAACCATAACGCTTAAATACACGACaagctagctaattaatttaCGTTATATCTCTCTTTGTGAACGTTATAAACGGAACATGTTTTGCTCCATACTAATCTTCAGATACAAATGCTattcattttcatcttaatcAACATCAAtagcatgtatatataaacacacacgTAGCATATCGATCGCTAGGAGATCATGAAGTTATCTGTACGTTTTGacttctaaatttctaattatcGGTAGCTTAGCTGTCATCTTTCATGCTTATCAACTTTGATGTGGTATGGGAGTTTGGCTTGATGGAGTTTGATCTTCAATCCTCTTTATTGATTTCATATTACCGGCTCATATGACTGTCTGTTTGTTAGATCAAAACAgtgcttgctagctagctagtatatCGTGTACCTAGTACCCACAACCCAAATAATGGCCAAAATTATGCAagttctttgctttttttttttttttttaatgggcatGCAAATGTTACAGgcagaaaaatgaaagaaaaggaaaagagaatgaTGCAAGTTGATCTTGCATTACCAAGTATTAATGActtcattaattttaaagtCCTCCTCAaagagaaaaccaaaaaaaaaaaaaaaaaacgtgcaTGCATCCCTGCACATTATACGTACATAACCTAATCTTGTTCACTGtctattttcattaattatttttactcCATTATTATGGGTGAGCTAGGCTGGTAGCAGGTCTGAACTATGGTATTACAACGATGAAGCCTCACCACTCACGTCTCGTCTGGTCTCGTCCTATAAATATACGGCCACCTCGCAATTTCTGGTACGACAATCGATCGTACCTCATAACCCATCTAGCTGCCCAGCTTTCTGTCTCCttttccctctctccctctctctctctctcgctcacaTACACACTCAATGTCCGGTGTGTGGATATTTGACAAGAATGGCGTGGCTCGCCTAATCACCAATCCAACTAGGGAATCCTTCGAGCAAAAAGAGCCACCCTACCCAGGTACAGCCACTGCACCAGGCGCTCGCCCCCGGGTCCTCGTATACCTCCCGGCTAACCACGTGATCCGCTCCTACTCCGAGCTCGAACACCGTCTCAACGAGCTCGGCTGGTCTCGCTACCACAACCCCACCCGCCCCGACTTCCTTCAGTTCCACAGGTCAGAAAACTCACCCCACTTGATCTCCCTTCCGAAAAACTTCGCCAACTTTAAGATCCGTCATATGTACGACATCGTCGTCAAGAATCGCTCTTTCTTTGAAGTTCGCGACGCCACAGCCTGAGATACGtgcttcccccccccccccccccccccccaaaaaaaaccaGTACCAAAGTGGTGCGTTAAAGAAGAGTGTTGGCCGTTGCTGagtttctccattttcttcGGTTAAGTTTGTATTCTGGCGGTTTTTACTTGAGCAAATTGTTTTCGTCATGGCCGTGATACTGAAAGGTGTAGTGCAATTGAATATGGTTAATACGTGACTGCTGATGCTTTATTCTGCTTTATTCTGAAACGTTTCAGCAACCAAATTTGTTGTTTCTTATATATCCATCTCTCGCATCGTGGGACCGGTTATGAAAACGACTTTGATCCTGGCTTACTAGTACTGTTCTCTAGCTCTGTTCTGATCATGGCTTCCTAGGTTGGTTTCTTTTGCccttattctttctttcttttcttatcttaattctacataaaattaaattactgcCTGCATGACTCTGTACCATTTACCATGAATGTCAATACCAGTAAGTGATTGAATTACACTGTCCATGTGATTAACGATCTAATTAGCACGGAATGTCTCACgttgactagctagctagtaagcTTAGATCACAACGTCCGTAGTGAAGTTATGAAATTTCGTAGACCGTTGGATGCAGATTGATTATGAGTCATGACTAGTACTCATACAAGAGTAGACAACTCTCGCACATGAGCTGGACCTAAGGAGAAGCGTGGTCTGCTTTTTGGATCCAGTCAGCTTAATTGGGAACGTAAAGGCTGAAATTTCATGCAGCATAGGCTGCTATATCTTCTAATGCAACAGAACCCGTGTTTGTACGTACTACACAGACCGCCAATGTATCAGAGATCATCACTGGGGCTAGCCCTAGGGCCAAGCATAGGGTTTCAGGCCAAGCATGCAGCATGATCTCCGTGAGTGACTTTCGGGTCAAAAAAATAGGAGGTGTGGAAACAACTAcattgtgtgtgtatatatattagaagaATTTTATTCATTAATCACTATCATTttcgtatattttttataagatttaaaagtattttttataggatataaAATGTGAGATAATAAGAAGGTGTAGAATttctcaatatattatatatatcgcCGGTGGTCCCCGTCAAGAGGCTCGGTACGTGTAAAATATTAAGGAAGAGAATGGAGCATGTGCAGAAAGATAGAAATCAACGTCAGGGACGCCATGGGAAATGAAAGATTCGAATATTTGTCGCAGAAGAGTACGAAAGAGAAATCAGAAAGTAGTGGAGATTGCAAGCTGCGAATTGACATGTCGAGTGGGCTGATGTAGGTGTCACTGTAAGTCTGAATCGGTGCCTGCAATGTCGTACGGACAAATAGGTCTGCCACCTTGACCTGCGGATCATGCACGCCACTCCATCGTAGCCAATCTAGATCCTGCTTTTGAGTCTCTCGAGTTGAGgattttctttcttccatttcctTGCTCAAGATTGCGTGATCCCGTATATATTAGCACGTAACTTTTCCTTGatttgaacaaaaaagaaaaaaagtgacGCAGAAAGCATGTAACTTTTCGTAACACATTCACCCCAAGGAGATCAATTATTCGGACGTCGACCAAAACCGCTCATTtcaacacctttttttttttaatgaaaaatttataaatattaaaaagagtatttgtgaataatattgaaagagttagagttaatattttatagaggtctgaaaaataagaaaaaaaattgaatatataattttttaatatattttttatttgttattttttgttttaaagtatttatatttgagttatatttgagaaggaaattagATAGAATGAGACAGACCAAAACAATTTCCAATGATCCCCTAAGCAACGGGTGAAGAGACTCGAACATTGTTAAGAGAACAAGGCTCATGCCATAAGGGTCAAAAGACTTCTAGCTCAACTCGCTAGCCTTGAACTTTGAAAGAGTAATGAATTAATAATACACTCTGGCAGGGCATGGCCGTCGTCGTCGAGGAATGACTAATTTCCAATATTTCGATCTTCAATGCTGCAATATATAACACCATCCGTCAATCCATAtggtataaaattaaaagaaaggcTCCTCGACCGGATGTGGTATATAACTGGAATTTACACCTTCCAATGACACACAATGAGGTCAATTGTCTACTTTTGTTCTCGTGGACAAAACTGCAACGAATCTAATTACTTAAGCCTGTCTCTACCAtccctcaagctctctctctctctctctctctctctctctctctctcattacgCTCATCAGCCtctcaaaaacataaaatggtTAAATTTCTCATATGCTTGTTTGGTTTGTAGCATTGTTATTTGGAATCCCACGGTCGCTAACATTTGGTTATGCAAATATTGTAAATCTTGTTGAGAGTGAGGAGttagaagaggagagagagagagagagagagaatcagatACTAACTTCTCCTCACTCTCAGCAAAATCTTTGCAACATAATTTTTGGTGGGATTGGGTTTTTGGTTGATAGGGTTTGTCAATGTAATTGGACTATAATT encodes:
- the LOC121239792 gene encoding flowering-promoting factor 1-like, giving the protein MSGVWIFDKNGVARLITNPTRESFEQKEPPYPGTATAPGARPRVLVYLPANHVIRSYSELEHRLNELGWSRYHNPTRPDFLQFHRSENSPHLISLPKNFANFKIRHMYDIVVKNRSFFEVRDATA